One Algibacter sp. L3A6 genomic region harbors:
- a CDS encoding CAL67264 family membrane protein, producing the protein MAMNKNTVLAWATIIMIFVGLGLIALGAFRYDDVAGWGFAAVGFGFFAVAWVFNALKGRV; encoded by the coding sequence ATGGCAATGAATAAAAACACGGTTTTAGCTTGGGCTACAATCATAATGATTTTCGTAGGATTAGGTTTAATAGCATTAGGCGCTTTTCGATATGATGATGTTGCTGGCTGGGGTTTTGCAGCTGTAGGTTTCGGCTTTTTTGCTGTAGCTTGGGTGTTTAACGCGCTAAAAGGACGTGTTTAA